The following coding sequences lie in one Hoplias malabaricus isolate fHopMal1 chromosome 14, fHopMal1.hap1, whole genome shotgun sequence genomic window:
- the mrps27 gene encoding 28S ribosomal protein S27, mitochondrial, with amino-acid sequence MPLYMSQEHGIDQNMAASTLHRCVLSVRTVNKYLTSNFTVRRYLLSASYTDTKVWEQREGEPQNLAQLASLMDRCYEKKFPVSSLTISRFVDSICSREEIDQAEYYLYKFRHSPNCWYLRDWTVHSWFRKCLKYGARDKALYTLKNKVQFGMFPDEFTFNILIDSYLKDEDYKGACSVVEEVMLQEAFDQPTTQILSLYALSKYLSTKPDLSWLEERNIGASLMLAGLKQENTVGLSSHLLGHAFIGKVEMARGIHAVFHQMPLIWTPGYLGRSLAVMEKVCSDAGDVKLSKEVLDYLQKILHELSSTPASVTTEENTTENEASESMDEDDELERAKLPQYLTKFKELSEHLHVKGKLDSGSLETLASRLAQENLKTCEELDVARYHKRVQDWEAERQQLVVREKEMREKAQQARLARQAARAAQ; translated from the exons ATGCCTCTGTACATG TCGCAGGAACATGGAATAGACCAAAACATGGCGGCCTCCACACTGCATCGCTGTGTCCTGTCTGTAAGGACTGTGAACAAATATTTGACTTCAAACTTCACTG TCAGAAGATATCTACTTTCGGCATCATACACAGACACCAAAGTATGGGAACAAAGAGAAGGAGAGCCCCAAAACCTAG CTCAGCTGGCCTCTTTAATGGACAGGTGTTATGAGAAAAAGTTCCCAGTCAGTTCTCTTACAATATCTCGG TTTGTTGACAGTATATGTTCAAGAGAGGAGATTGATCAAGCAGAATACTATCTTTATAA GTTTCGCCACAGTCCAAACTGCTGGTACCTTCGGGACTGGACAGTCCACAGCTGGTTTAGGAAGTGTCTAAAATATGGAGCCAGAGATAAAGCACTGTACACACTCAAGAACAAG gtacaatttggaatgttccCAGATGAGTTCACCTTTAATATTCTGATTGACTCTTACCTGAAAGATGAAGACTACAAAG GAGCCTGCTCAGTTGTTGAGGAGGTGATGCTTCAGGAAGCTTTTGACCAACCCACCACACAGATATTATCACTTTATGCCCTGAGCAAATACTTGTCAACCAAGCCTGACCTCAGT TggctggaagaaagaaacattgGAGCATCTCTAATGCTGGCTGGACTGAAGCAGGAGAACACTGTTGGCCTTAGTTCTCACTTACTGGGTCATGCGTTCATTG GTAAGGTGGAGATGGCCAGAGGAATTCATGCTGTATTTCACCAGATGCCCTTGATCTGGACCCCAGGCTATCTTGGCCGCTCCCTGGCAGTTATGGAGAAAGTGTGCTCTGATGCTGGAGATGTGAAATTATCCAAGGAAGTT cttGATTACTTACAGAAAATACTACATGAACTCTCTTCCACTCCTGCCTCTGTAACAACAGAAGAGAATACCACAGAAAATGAAGCCAGTGAAAGCATGGATGAAGATGATGAGCTTGAAAGAGCTAAACTACCACAGTACTTAACAAAGTTCAAG GAGCTGAGTGAGCACCTGCATGTGAAGGGAAAGTTAGACTCTGGCAGTCTGGAGACTCTTGCCTCACGGCTGGCTCAGGAGAACCTGAAaacctgtgaggagttggatgTAGCCCGGTACCACAAAAGAGTGCAGGACTGGGAGGCTGAGCGTCAGCAGCTGGTggttagagagaaagagatgagagagaaagcACAACAAGCACGCCTAGCCAGGCAAGCAGCCAGAGCAGCCCAGTAA